From the genome of Solanum dulcamara chromosome 12, daSolDulc1.2, whole genome shotgun sequence:
CGTAGAAAGTTTACATAGTAAAGAATAAACATGAAGATATTTGGGGGTCACAAATCTTAGTCAATACTCGTGCATGCATTAGTTGATTTTTCATGAAGTGGACATATCATATAACTATACTACTTAATTACAGTACATGAAATATGTTTGTCATGAAAATTGGTTAGTATATAGTACTCTTAGCTGTAAATTGAGGACCCCTACAAGTACAATTAATTTTGAATCTACCAAACAAGAAAACAATTTTTTTGGTGAGGAAAATAAAGTAACAAAAATGAAAGAATAGGGACTATGAAACATATTGAATATCAATGTTCATTAATTATACTGGGGTCTAATTCCTTTATAATTATTCCGGTGAGAAAAGGTCCATTTATTTAtgaactcatttttttttgCTATTTGACCTTgattaattttcctttttacttAGCTTGTGAGAAAAAGATCTAACTCATGGCACGTACATATTGTACGTTCTAGTCCAACAAACGTTTCAAATTTGTACGCCTAAAAACATCTGTATTAATTATACTTGTTTAATAACTTAAAAAACTTTTTTCTTTCGTATTTTGATATAGTAATATTAGCTTGAGATATTATGTCCATCTTCTTCACAACTTGTAAGTATAATAGTTTTTTTGTCCTTCTCTTTGATCAGTCCTCGTTCGTCGGCGCCCCTCCTTCATGAGCCATCAAGATTTGTAACCACCAAATTATAATTACCAAGCCAATTGTGTcatgcataattcatagaaATTAGTAACACTCCATAGCTACCCttataatagtaataaataacCATTTATATGAAAGAGGTAAGGTAAGCACGAAACAAAGTTCAGAAATTAAAATACGAGTGATCGACAACATcattatacttgccccctacCATTTGAGATCTTTTAAGTATTCACACAAGAagaattttaactttttatgtAGTATGTACAACATTTTTATCTCATATAATTACATCATTTATTAAGTAAACTTCCAATTAgtaattatttgaaaaataagatATAACAATTCATTCAACAACACCTATTCGGATCACATCACGATGATGGAATTGATCTGACCTCTCGAATGTCTCATGACACCCTTTTTCAATACGTTCTTCTTTAGTAAGAAGAGTACTATCTAAAGTAATATTAATTAAAGTGTATATATCAAAACCAGTCGTAACCTTTCCTCATGAATCAGCTCAATTTCAGTAACAATGAACTGTAAATAAGATTCAAGTTGAATATATTGACTATGTATGATTAACTACTATTTATATATTCTTGGATGTGATCTAGTGTTTAATgaagtaatatgaaatatttattaaaatgtgtgCACATTAAAGGTGTACTTTATACAATATGAGTGTATAaattgttagtaaactgtattgtaaatattaaaatcagtaacaacaagtaaaggtaataaaacacagaatctggaaaaattaatgcagaaacataatcgagcccactgaatgcacagtgtgtccttaaggaaattattcccctcaaagtacccgaggttttagaatttttcctcccaggatagaacgatttactcaccaaagtagaggtactgcaaatctttggtgacagcgaaccacttgaaagatgtatatcacacgattttaggaagtgcagaaagaagaaggagaagatggtatgttcagaatttcgtatggaacattctgaagattttacagatatatatagactgtttataccttttcagaaaaggcacctgttgggaaaaggtttgcctgttgagaaggtttgcaacttttcggacaaggttgcaaccattCAAAAATCCGTAGAATTTTttccaattaattaattaattaaataaataatattaattaattaaaaaatttaaagaaaatttggtccaaaaagattatcaatcaattgaccaaattcgaagccgaagccgaagccgaagccgaagccgagcgagcgacgacgacggcgcgaggagagaccctcttcttgaccctttagcaacatgaaggagtgcttctatttttaaataggagacttttcatttccaccacctatgtgggaccaaagcttatttaataaaataagagagaacatatcatttcctctccacttctttttccctcaatttcccattcaacctatcaattaaaccctaCATAAATCAACAtactcattaaaatataatgataatgtaaaaaaatataaataaaaaaatgtaaaaccCCACCCACCCAAACCCCACCCCTTAACCATCCCCAACCCCGCCAAAGGGAAAACACCCTGCGGCCTGCGGTTTGAGTCCTCTATATCTCTGTCACTCTTATGTgtgtatatatctatatatatacacacttgTCTACCTGTTCTTTTCACCATTCCTCTCTTCTCAAACCAATAATTCTtcaacaaaaaggaaaaaaaaactacaaaatCGAATACAAAAATGGCAGCAGCTGCAATTTCTACCATCTCAATGATCGATTCCAACTTAGAAGTTGACAAATTAACATACGAAATCTTCTCCATTCTAGAAAACAAGTTCCTCTTGAGCTACGATAATGACCCAAAACTTTCTCCTGCATGCAGAGAAAATCTTAATTTCTCCACCCCCTTTGCCGGAAACAAAAATGTCAGCGCCGGAAAAATCAGAATTCTCTCTATTGACGGCGGTGGGTCAACTAATGGCATACTCGCCGCTAAATCTTTAGCCCATTTGGAAGCAACCCTTCGTCGGAAAACCGGAAAGAATAACCCCCACATTGCCGATTTCTTCGATGTTGTCGCCGGCTCCGGTACCGGCGGGATCCTCGCTAGTCTTCTATTCACTCGTGGGAAAGATGGGGTTCCTCTGTTCACAGCAGAGGAAGCTCTCAAGTTCCTAAACGATAACGGCCGGAAAATCTCCCGATCTTCTTCAAATGGAGTTTTCCGGCGCGTTTTCCGGACGCCGGTGAAGGTTTTCAGTAACGTGTTCGGCGATTTAACTTTAAAGGAAACTGTAAAAGCAGTTTTAATCCCCTGCTACGACCTCACCACAGGATCACCGTTCCTGTTCTCGCGTGCTGATGCTTTGGAAGTGGACGGTTGTGATTTTAAGCTGGCGGATATATGTGGGGCCACAGTGGCTGATCATGCGGTGGACGTGAAATCAGTTGATGGAAGACGAAAGATCACAGCCGTTGGTGGTGGAGTCACCATGAATAATCCAACGGCTGCTGCTATCACTCATGTTCTTAACAATAAACAAGAATTCCCCTTTGCTAATTCAGTTGAAGATTTGTTAGTAATTTCTTTGGGAAATGGAGAATCAGATTCCGGCATCGGAAAAATGACGTCATTGCCGGCAGCGTTTGTTAAGATCGCCGGAGATGGAGCTGCCGACATggtaagtatatatattttggttcatgcaaattatttttaattaaaaaaagaagtgaTAATAATTGCTAATAAGTATTTATGTGATCTCTGTCGGATGTGATTGATGTTGAGTCTATCTTTATTAGGCCACATTTTACCTACTTTATTAtgttaatttcaattttaatggTCTCAATATGAAGTAATGGGAACCCTTAAACAAAGTTGGTGCTTTGGAATTAATGagttatattatacaaaaaaaattctctctttTTTGGCATGGGACCTTGGATTACTTAATTTACATATTAAATGGTCCACAATATCTTTTGATTAAATTTTGTACCTAACTATATACTAGTAGTTTATTAGGAACTTTAATAATTTGGAATCTTAGGTAAGAATTTGCATTAAGTATGAACATCTAATGTGAAAAATGAGTGATTggactgtttttttttttttttaggttaTCGTTTATTAAAGATTATTAATGATGCTAGTATTAAATTGAGTTAACTATAGTTATATTTTATCTCTTCCTTCTCCGAGCTTCAATTATGGAGGAAGGAACTTAGTAAGGCATTAGTAAcaactattaatattatttcatattttttgtttcattttttctGGAATAATCTCATGAATCTACTACAAGAAATTAAATTCAATACGTAATTTCAGCATTCAATGTgtttattccaaaaatatttcattttcaaataacctaattgtataaatattttttacatcgTCAGTGTAATAAAGACTAATgtttttcgttttttttttaCCTACAAATGCAGGTAGATCAAGCTGTATCAATGGCATTTGGAGAATTTAGGAACAATAACTATGTTAGAATACAAGGAAATGAAATTATTGGAAAAAAACACCACATgataaaagatgaaaaaatgagaaaatcaatgGCCATTTCTGAGGAAATGCTAAGGCAGAAAAATGTGGAATCCATATTATTTCAAGGGAAGAAATTGGTGGAAAAAACAAATTTGGACAAATTGGAAATATTCGCAGGTGATTTaatcaaagaagaagaaatgaggAAAAATAGCATATTATCCCCAGTTGTTTTGAAACAATCATCATCATCTCCTAGAACATCGTCTGCAACAACTTTATCGACTATTTCATCGTGTTAATTGAAACAATGATCATATATTAGCTCGATTTTAAGTTAGATTAGTAAGGTAAGGCAAGACAAGTTAACTCGATGAATTATGGTTTTGAAGCCAACTCGCGATGAATAATCTTAAACATCCGAGTTTGCGCTTAAGTTtttcagtttattttttttgaatttttaggttTATTTTATTGTAAATTGTATATTTAGATTATGAATCTTGATGAATGGGTGTGTGTATTTTGTTGTTAATATTATCAATATTGCTTATTAGAGCAATGGTAAGCACTTGGTAACAGTAGTTTGTATATTTACCAACAATAGTTGTGCTTGATGATCATTTAATCCCAATAAATTTTTGTGTTAACTTTAACTCCCTTTTTTCCATATAAAAAGCTTTACAATTATCATTCACGGAAAAATAATTTCGAAGAAATACATTGCAGCGTCAGATACAATTTTTATTGTATCCATAGTTTTATGCACACACATTGGACCAGGAGATCACCGAGTCAAGCTGTGAAATAACCTTAATGTCGGGATCTACTGTTCAAGGGTGGCCAAGAAATTTTTACATAGTCTCTTCATTTGTTTTCTTAGCTAATAGgaatttagtttcaaacccGATTCGAAAGGGAGAAATACACCATGCTGTCTTGTACGATCCAAATCACAGGGTCAGACACAGATAAACACATTGAGCCACCTATGTGGTTGAGCTCACAGAACAAGCACAACAAGAGCGCTCTACTACTAAGCTAATAGCCAATCAATCTTTCTTTCTACCATACGATTTGACATGGGTTTTAAATACGGATATAGAAATCGATCTTTCCCCATAATCAAGGCATAGGGAGATCTTAGTGCACCGAGCTACCCTCCTCCGTATGGTAAAATACACGGTTTCCAAGCATGCTTTATGAAAACATGGCGCATCATTCCTTTTTTTCCAATTCCATAAAAGTTGCTTACTGGAGCTGACCAGCAAACTGACAAACAAGAGGCCTAATTGTCAGTCGAGTCGATCGATCATGGCAATCAATTCGCTGGATTATGGTAAAAATACACCTTCCAATTTAAAGGTACAAATATTTTTCAGCAATCAACCATTTCTTAGCCATAATTGCTAACACTAGAATAAACTTGGCCAGCATGCAGCAGCCACATTAGCTCAGTAAACTTCTAAACTTTCGTTTAACTTTTCCCATTACACAGTTGTACAGTACAACAGAacaaaagattttacatgaagAATCATAAGGACTCACTTTGGAGGCAATCCACAAGACCAGCTGAATTCATCCTCCAAATCTTTCCAAAGATAAAGTGACTACGATCGTTGATCGTCAACAACTCAGCAGTTGATGTCAGCAGACAGTTCGACCGTAGCAGATTGATGCAATGTAAagatttttggaccatttttcctGCCAAATGAATGCAAACAATTTTAAAGTAGAAAAGGGAAGAACGAAAAGAATACATTCATAATAGATACGCAAACTGCAGCGTACAAATTCCTGGAAAACGGAACTTTGATTATTATAAACATAGACAATGGAGGCACAGCCAAAGACCGCATGTTGTTATAATACAATTTTCACAGCTTTCAAGAATTCAAATTCATTTCACTATTTAAACTCAaaactttgatgtgatattttCTCTATCAAACCAACTTTTTAAgccattattttcatattttctccCACGACTAATACAATAAACAAGCCCAACAAACATCCTAAATTCCGGGTCAGTCAAAGAAACGTCTTATAAATGGAACAGAGGGAGTACGTGATATATTCCATCAAAACTTCTTTTGCAAGTACTCCACTTGTTAGATTTTAGGAAAATCAAGGCAAACAGTAAACATGCAAGGTTATGCAAAAGAATCGTCACCTTTACATGGGTACTTGGGAAGGCAGATGTCCGCAAAGTCTCTTGAGTCTCATCAATCATTTTACGTCTTGGTATGCTCAATATGAAAGCTGCTTGATCGGCAGTGGCAGCCATAGAAGTTATTCTAAAACCACCTTCCCACCGTCGATGTATTCCTTCACTTGGGTAAAGGAAGTCTAGCTCAACAACCTATAAAGTCATCTTCTTTAAACCACTATTGTTGAGGAATTCAAGAAATGCAGTAAAGTGACAACtgaaagaaaattatttcaCCTGTTCCCCATATCCAGCGTTTCGGGACATCACCACACCCCAGCGACTGCCAGCAGTGGTCATTGATGTTACATGGAAACcttctttccattttttgtTTATCCATTTAAAAGGAAAAGATTCACTCACTTTGTAAGACTGTTGTGTATAAGGAGTTCCTGATTCATCAAGCACAGAGAAATTAATAGATTGTTTACAAAACAATAAAcaataatcaaatcaaattgATTCACAGCAAGCCTATTCATGGTAAACAATCTGCAGCGGATAATCTTAGCAACAAAATACAGCTCACAAACCGAAAATACAAAAAGAGGGGTTACTCATAATAAACCAGAAATAAAAACCATCCATATATTGTAGCTCTAACACCATTTAAATATTGTAGCTCTAACACCCTGTTATCATGAGATGCTTGCATGCATTGATCtcattcaagtaatagcacacCTTTTCTCTTATCTGTTGGCTTGGAAATCCCATTTGATCTTATTTGCATTATAAATACTATAGCATCTACAgctatataataaattttttacaGTTCTTGTCAATATTAATTACAGGCCAAAAGTAGAAACATGCAAATGAAAAGCAGACTACCATATCCAAGAAACgaaaagaaggaattttttcaaaagaaacAGCACACTAGGACAACAACAACGAGAAAGTGTCAGCGCACTAGGCAGTGGTAAAAATAGGTTAAATAACTCAGCTACAGTTGCATTGACCGAACTAAAATGTTCTGAGGCAGCCACGACTAAAATACTTATACAGGTCAACCATTAGCCTGTGGTCTCAACTTTATTCTTCTTTGTAACCAAGATATCCAAGTAAGTTCACGGGTTCAAAACAAGGAGGCTACCCTGCTCCCACTTAAATACATTTCATGTCATTAACAGGGTTTGAACTCATGACATGCGCCCAATCCATGCATCCCAGGATGTGTCCTTACCTACGTCCTTACCACTGAATGAATGCCTCCAGGCTAGTCTATGGTCTTAACTTGccctactttttttaaaaatctttctaACTTGCCCTACTTTTTCAGCAGCTAACTAATGGAAAGTGGTGATAAATTGCTATTTGGTATTCTAATTCCACCAGAGCACAACTCACATTTGAGGACATCTCATAGAAGGCTGCACTATGGAAAAGGTCTGAAGACATGAGTTAATCATCAGGTCCAGGCTACCCTTACAAGGGGCATATAATTCTACTTGACAATGTTTATAAGCAAGAGAACAAACCACATGAAGATCCCTATTGTTCAGTATTAGAACCACATGAACATCCCACTTCACCTCCCGGTCACACTTGTACTAGGAAACCTTTTATGCTTAAGCTTTATAGATCAAGTAGAAACTGAACCACATGAACATCCCCGTTGTTCCATCAGAGAACCACACGACTTGCCCCCCTTTCGACCTTGGTTTTTCTCTATCTAAAGCTGCATAAACCAACAAGCAGGAATGACCACTCTTAAACAGCGAAAATCAATCCACTGCTTTTTTCCAAACAGAgttattttctcttccatcCTTTGCCATTTGACTAAAGACCAGATCTGTAGGCTAGTGCAACAAAGTGAAAAACAATTAAAGCACAGACTCTATCTCCCTAATAAAGAAGATTTCCCACCAAAAATAGAAAGATGGAAACCATATCATTCCACAGGGAGAAGTCCATCAATTGATATTTCTGTAAACACCTCAAATTGTGAATCATTCAAATCACTTTTCCTTTAATATCTAACCTTTGGACATAACGACCAAGGAACTTCCATTAGCTGCACCAGCTATTGAGCTGATGTAGTAGTTCTTTTCCCACTGTTCCATTATCCAATCCTGATAAGACCAGCAACAGAGTCAGACAGTTGTTCGAGTATAACCCACGAAAAGAAGAGAGTCAAAGATAATCACTGAATAGAATATGTAAGTGCAAGGTGATTGAGATGATAACCTTATGGAGGAAGACAGGTGAAAGCTCATAAACCTGGGAAGAGAAACCAGTTCCTGCATCCATGATTAAGGCCCACAGATTGGATGCTGAGGCCACACAGCTGATGTAAAGACCGTCTTCATTTCCCTTGTCTACGTGCTGCCTAAGCCTAGTGTCAGCAACATTATAGTGGTACCTATAAAATCATCATGATACTTTTCTATCAGCAACTCACACTAATATAGAATCACATGCATTAAGAAGATAATTTAACATGAATATCCATGTTCTATGtaataaatactcaattcatgaATATCTCACTTAATCCAGAAAGTGAGATAACACTTGCAGTCCTCATACGTAAACCTACCAAATCAAACAGTTTCTACAAGAATGTAGCCGGTCTTACCAGATTCTATAATATGATTCATTGAAAAATAGAAGGTAGAAAAATATTAGTCAAAGATATTCAAGGTGGACCAAAAAGGTTGCACACAAGGGTATTCACACTTTGATTTCCTTCTCTCACCTTAAGGGACAAAATGGtagtaaaaaaaaacaatcagaAGTGTACCTAAAACATCCATGCAAATATAAGGACGCAATTACATCTCTCAACACTATTCTAAAGTTAATCCTGTCAACCTAAACAAGATGTATAACATGTCCAAACAAAAGTAGAAAGGACACCTAAATTAAAGAAAGAGTTAGTTACAGTGCAaacttcaagaaaaataaattgaccAGCAGAGATGCAGTAACTAACCCATGGAAATAATTCTCAAATGTTTTCATAGGCCAGATTATCCAAAAACGACCAACCCAAGAATCATAAAATCGAGA
Proteins encoded in this window:
- the LOC129877482 gene encoding patatin-like protein 7; protein product: MAAAAISTISMIDSNLEVDKLTYEIFSILENKFLLSYDNDPKLSPACRENLNFSTPFAGNKNVSAGKIRILSIDGGGSTNGILAAKSLAHLEATLRRKTGKNNPHIADFFDVVAGSGTGGILASLLFTRGKDGVPLFTAEEALKFLNDNGRKISRSSSNGVFRRVFRTPVKVFSNVFGDLTLKETVKAVLIPCYDLTTGSPFLFSRADALEVDGCDFKLADICGATVADHAVDVKSVDGRRKITAVGGGVTMNNPTAAAITHVLNNKQEFPFANSVEDLLVISLGNGESDSGIGKMTSLPAAFVKIAGDGAADMVDQAVSMAFGEFRNNNYVRIQGNEIIGKKHHMIKDEKMRKSMAISEEMLRQKNVESILFQGKKLVEKTNLDKLEIFAGDLIKEEEMRKNSILSPVVLKQSSSSPRTSSATTLSTISSC